One region of Caldimonas thermodepolymerans genomic DNA includes:
- a CDS encoding branched-chain amino acid ABC transporter permease, with protein sequence MVALQLVLSGTALGCIYALIALGFVLIYKATETVNFAQGELMMLGAFCALVLMKFVGLPFLLAALVAVVGMACFGALMERCVIRPILGQPQFTVVMMTIGAGYVMRGLITMIPEIGTDTHVLPAPYRGEVIRIGPAVLGAEQVVVIAVTALLCAALYLFFKHGKVGIAMQAASQNQLAAYYVGIPVQRLNALVWGLSAVVATVAGLLLAPIMFVHANMGFIGLKAFPAAVVGGFGSLPGAVVGGLIIGLAESFSGFYLPEGFKDIAAYIVVLVMLVIMPNGLFGENLRKKV encoded by the coding sequence GTGGTGGCACTGCAACTGGTGCTGTCCGGCACCGCGCTTGGCTGCATCTATGCACTGATCGCGCTGGGCTTCGTCCTGATCTACAAGGCGACCGAGACGGTCAACTTCGCCCAGGGCGAGCTGATGATGCTCGGTGCGTTCTGCGCGCTGGTGCTGATGAAGTTCGTCGGCCTGCCGTTCCTGCTCGCGGCGCTGGTGGCCGTGGTCGGCATGGCGTGCTTCGGCGCGCTGATGGAGCGCTGCGTGATCCGTCCCATCCTGGGGCAGCCGCAGTTCACGGTGGTGATGATGACCATCGGCGCCGGCTACGTGATGCGCGGGCTGATCACGATGATCCCGGAGATCGGCACCGACACGCACGTGCTGCCTGCGCCGTATCGCGGCGAGGTGATCCGGATCGGCCCGGCGGTGCTGGGCGCCGAGCAGGTGGTGGTGATCGCCGTGACCGCGCTGCTGTGCGCCGCGCTGTACCTGTTCTTCAAGCACGGCAAGGTCGGCATCGCGATGCAGGCCGCCTCGCAGAACCAGCTGGCGGCGTACTACGTGGGCATCCCGGTGCAGCGCCTCAACGCGCTGGTGTGGGGGCTGTCGGCGGTGGTGGCCACGGTGGCCGGCCTGCTGCTCGCACCCATCATGTTCGTGCACGCGAACATGGGCTTCATCGGCCTCAAGGCCTTCCCGGCGGCGGTGGTGGGCGGCTTCGGCAGCCTGCCGGGCGCGGTGGTCGGCGGCCTGATCATCGGGCTGGCGGAATCGTTCTCCGGCTTCTACCTGCCCGAAGGCTTCAAGGACATCGCCGCGTACATCGTGGTCCTCGTCATGCTCGTGATCATGCCCAACGGCCTGTTCGGAGAGAACCTGCGCAAGAAGGTGTAG
- a CDS encoding helix-turn-helix domain-containing protein produces MKIASQQARSFGADGMVQGPASGKFMLITPDRICYAGLLGRPLTREFGALTLYVSLGSPLSLKIRDGAWQSGEMFVVQADTPHQVATVDRRIGVYMIEPESVDLAQLPPELGFLATEGGAQLHHPAIREAFLALAGGDMHINAVRTRLDEFILGARMPMRQLECRVAAVVNRIKRNPSDSVNAEDYAQQVDLSFSRFLHLFKEEVGTTFRRFRAWKRARNFMCYVNANRNLTDIALETGYPDSSHFSHTVRRYWGLTPKDIMAGSRTLAVIHDASLVSTAH; encoded by the coding sequence ATGAAGATCGCATCGCAGCAAGCCCGGTCCTTCGGCGCCGACGGCATGGTGCAGGGGCCGGCCTCGGGCAAGTTCATGCTCATCACCCCCGACCGCATCTGCTATGCGGGCCTGCTGGGGCGCCCGCTGACGCGGGAGTTCGGCGCACTGACGCTGTACGTGTCGCTGGGCTCGCCGCTGAGCCTGAAGATCCGCGACGGCGCCTGGCAGAGCGGCGAGATGTTCGTCGTGCAGGCGGACACGCCGCACCAGGTCGCGACGGTGGACCGCCGCATCGGCGTCTACATGATCGAGCCGGAGTCGGTGGACCTGGCGCAGCTGCCGCCCGAGCTGGGCTTCCTGGCCACCGAAGGGGGGGCGCAGCTGCACCATCCGGCGATCCGCGAGGCCTTCCTGGCGCTGGCCGGCGGCGACATGCACATCAACGCGGTGCGCACGCGGCTGGACGAGTTCATCCTGGGCGCGCGCATGCCGATGCGGCAGCTCGAGTGCCGCGTCGCGGCGGTGGTCAACCGCATCAAGCGCAACCCGTCGGACAGCGTCAATGCCGAGGACTACGCGCAGCAGGTCGATCTATCATTCTCGCGCTTCCTGCACCTGTTCAAGGAAGAGGTCGGCACCACCTTCCGCCGCTTCCGCGCCTGGAAGCGCGCGCGCAACTTCATGTGCTACGTGAACGCGAACCGCAACCTGACCGACATCGCGCTGGAAACCGGCTACCCGGATTCCTCGCACTTCAGCCACACGGTGCGCCGCTACTGGGGGCTCACGCCCAAGGACATCATGGCCGGTTCGCGCACGCTGGCCGTCATCCACGACGCCAGCCTGGTGTCGACCGCGCACTGA
- a CDS encoding glucan biosynthesis protein produces the protein MQRRHFLSCLAALASGGSLLHGQALAADLKPIGKPQPFDYAWLKGHARHLASRPYQAPRSTLPKGLDNLTWDQYQSIRFRKERALWRDDQLRFQAQFFHLGLFFKSPVRMFEVVDGQAQEIAYDPALFDHSESGVPAERLPPDLGFAGFRINFHTDLQRDIAAFLGASYFRAVGGEWQYGQSARGLAIDTGMNRPEEFPNFVAFWLEKPARQSSTLTVYALLDSPSIAGAYRFVITPGDTQVMDIDAALYPRKVIERIGIAPCTSMFQFGENDKRMANDWRPEIHDTDGLQMWTGNGEWIWRPLTNPAHLRFNAFQDNNPRGFGLLQRDRNFDHYQDDGVFYDKRPSLWVEPKHGWGPGSVQLVEIPTVDETFDNIVAFWNPADKPQPGQELLFGYRLYWGAHPPARPPLAECVATRTGIGGIVGQPRKYFSWRFAVDFAGGDLSLIGKDAKVEPVIWASRGQIEITSARPLHAINGWRAMFDLRPLDDSTRPIDLRLYLQCDGQPLTETWLYQWDPPPPAERKFQ, from the coding sequence GTGCAACGCCGACATTTCCTGTCCTGTCTCGCTGCCCTGGCTTCGGGCGGCTCGCTGCTCCACGGCCAGGCGCTGGCCGCGGACCTCAAGCCCATCGGCAAGCCCCAGCCGTTCGATTACGCCTGGCTCAAGGGCCATGCCCGCCACCTGGCGAGCCGGCCCTACCAGGCGCCGCGCTCGACGCTGCCCAAGGGGCTGGACAACCTGACCTGGGACCAGTACCAGTCCATCCGCTTCCGCAAGGAGCGCGCGCTGTGGCGCGACGACCAGCTGCGCTTCCAGGCGCAGTTCTTCCACCTGGGGCTGTTCTTCAAGTCGCCGGTGCGCATGTTCGAGGTGGTCGACGGCCAGGCGCAGGAGATCGCCTACGACCCCGCGCTGTTCGACCATTCCGAAAGCGGCGTGCCGGCCGAGCGCCTGCCGCCGGACCTGGGCTTCGCGGGCTTCCGCATCAACTTCCACACCGACCTGCAGCGCGACATCGCCGCCTTCCTGGGCGCGAGCTACTTCCGCGCGGTGGGCGGCGAGTGGCAGTACGGCCAGTCGGCGCGCGGGCTGGCCATCGACACCGGCATGAACCGGCCGGAGGAGTTCCCGAACTTCGTCGCCTTCTGGCTCGAAAAACCCGCGCGCCAGTCCAGCACGCTGACGGTCTATGCGCTGCTCGACTCGCCCAGCATCGCGGGGGCGTACCGCTTCGTGATCACGCCGGGCGACACGCAGGTGATGGACATCGACGCCGCGCTGTACCCGCGCAAGGTGATCGAGCGCATCGGCATCGCGCCGTGCACCAGCATGTTCCAGTTCGGCGAGAACGACAAGCGCATGGCCAACGACTGGCGCCCGGAGATCCACGACACCGACGGCCTGCAGATGTGGACCGGCAACGGCGAGTGGATCTGGCGCCCGCTGACCAACCCGGCGCACCTGCGCTTCAACGCCTTCCAGGACAACAACCCGCGCGGCTTCGGCCTGCTGCAGCGCGACCGCAACTTCGACCACTACCAGGATGACGGCGTGTTTTACGACAAGCGCCCGAGCCTGTGGGTCGAGCCCAAGCACGGCTGGGGGCCGGGCTCGGTGCAGCTGGTCGAGATCCCCACCGTCGACGAGACCTTCGACAACATCGTCGCGTTCTGGAACCCGGCCGACAAGCCCCAGCCCGGGCAGGAGCTGCTGTTCGGCTATCGCCTCTACTGGGGGGCGCACCCGCCCGCGCGGCCGCCGCTGGCCGAATGCGTGGCCACGCGCACCGGCATCGGCGGCATCGTCGGCCAGCCGCGCAAGTACTTCTCGTGGCGCTTCGCGGTGGACTTCGCCGGCGGCGACCTGTCGCTGATCGGCAAGGACGCCAAGGTCGAGCCCGTGATCTGGGCCTCGCGCGGGCAGATCGAGATCACGTCCGCGCGGCCGCTGCACGCCATCAACGGCTGGCGCGCGATGTTCGACCTGCGCCCGCTGGACGACAGCACCCGGCCGATCGACCTGCGGCTGTACCTGCAATGCGACGGCCAGCCGCTCACCGAGACCTGGCTGTACCAGTGGGACCCGCCGCCGCCTGCGGAGCGCAAGTTCCAGTGA
- a CDS encoding branched-chain amino acid ABC transporter permease encodes MRFLFKTDYRQDLRLVRHSGQAFWYGLLMVALLAAPLVADRYWLSQLSFILIYAIAGLGLMTLAGFTGLLSIGHAAFLGVGAYTQAVLTQAGVPFVLALAAAAGLSAAAGVVVGLPALRVKGIYLAIATLAFGFIAEEAMVRWEDVTGGNNGLLVKPARILGMDFSSEQSFYYLALVICVLVTLGVLHLLRSKTGRAFVAIRDSEVSAQSMGIHLAYYKTLSFAFSAAVVGIAGALYAHKLRFISPEQFGILQSVDLLLLVVVGGLGSVHGAFLGAIFIIAMPQVIVFLKDLLPGSLGSASGLQAVIYGLVLMAFVMFEPTGLYGRWLKIRTWLDLFPFYRRGMFRRQKSFQRSERLK; translated from the coding sequence GTGCGTTTCCTCTTCAAGACCGACTACCGCCAGGACCTGCGACTGGTCCGGCACTCCGGCCAGGCCTTCTGGTACGGCCTGCTGATGGTGGCCCTGCTGGCCGCGCCGCTGGTGGCCGACCGCTACTGGCTCTCGCAGCTGTCGTTCATCCTGATCTATGCGATCGCGGGCCTGGGCCTGATGACGCTGGCCGGCTTCACCGGGCTGCTGTCCATCGGGCACGCGGCCTTCCTCGGCGTGGGCGCGTACACGCAGGCGGTGCTGACGCAGGCAGGCGTGCCCTTCGTGCTCGCGCTGGCCGCCGCCGCCGGGCTGTCCGCCGCCGCGGGCGTGGTGGTGGGCCTGCCGGCGCTGCGCGTCAAGGGCATCTACCTCGCGATCGCGACGCTGGCCTTCGGCTTCATCGCCGAGGAAGCGATGGTGCGCTGGGAGGACGTCACCGGCGGCAACAACGGCCTGCTGGTCAAGCCCGCACGCATCCTCGGCATGGACTTCAGTTCCGAGCAGAGCTTCTACTACCTCGCGCTGGTGATCTGCGTGCTGGTCACGCTGGGCGTGCTGCACCTGCTGCGCAGCAAGACCGGGCGCGCTTTCGTGGCGATCCGCGACTCGGAGGTCTCGGCGCAGAGCATGGGCATCCACCTCGCGTACTACAAGACGCTGTCGTTCGCCTTCTCGGCGGCGGTGGTGGGCATCGCCGGGGCGCTGTACGCGCACAAGCTGCGCTTCATCTCGCCGGAGCAGTTCGGCATCCTGCAGTCGGTCGACCTGCTGCTGCTGGTGGTGGTGGGCGGCCTCGGCTCGGTGCACGGGGCCTTCCTCGGCGCGATCTTCATCATCGCGATGCCGCAGGTGATCGTGTTCCTCAAGGACCTGCTGCCCGGCAGCCTGGGCAGCGCCTCGGGCCTGCAGGCGGTGATCTACGGCCTGGTGCTGATGGCCTTCGTGATGTTCGAGCCCACGGGGCTGTACGGGCGCTGGCTGAAGATCCGCACCTGGCTGGACCTGTTCCCCTTCTACCGCCGCGGCATGTTCCGCCGGCAGAAATCCTTCCAACGGTCGGAGCGGCTCAAATGA
- a CDS encoding ABC transporter ATP-binding protein — protein sequence MSTREERAVLRLANVESSYGQVKAIRGISLGVARGEVVTVLGSNGAGKTTILKTISGILDPDKGEILYDGRSIVGEDPSVIVRRGISHVPEGREVFPLLSVRDNLLMGAYTRSDRDAVARDLEMVYGYFPILKERAQQNAGLLSGGQQQMLAISRALMADPQIVLLDEPSLGLSPKLTKEIFEIVVRINRERGTTILVVEQNANMALNAADYGYVLENGRIVMEDTCAALREKDDIKEFYLGMKDAGVRGERRWKKKKNWR from the coding sequence ATGAGCACGCGCGAGGAACGGGCCGTCCTGCGGCTGGCCAACGTCGAGAGCTCCTACGGGCAGGTCAAGGCGATCCGCGGCATCAGCCTCGGCGTCGCGCGCGGCGAGGTGGTCACGGTGCTGGGCTCCAACGGCGCGGGCAAGACCACCATCCTGAAGACCATCTCGGGCATCCTGGACCCGGACAAGGGCGAGATCCTGTACGACGGCCGCTCCATCGTGGGCGAGGACCCGTCGGTGATCGTGCGGCGCGGCATCAGCCACGTGCCGGAAGGGCGCGAGGTGTTCCCGCTGCTGTCGGTGCGCGACAACCTGCTGATGGGCGCCTACACGCGCAGCGACCGCGACGCCGTGGCGCGCGACCTGGAGATGGTCTACGGCTACTTCCCCATCCTCAAGGAACGCGCGCAGCAGAACGCCGGGCTGCTGTCGGGCGGCCAGCAGCAGATGCTGGCGATCTCGCGCGCGCTGATGGCCGACCCGCAGATCGTGCTGCTCGACGAGCCCAGCCTGGGCCTGAGCCCCAAGCTGACCAAGGAGATCTTCGAGATCGTCGTGCGCATCAACCGCGAGCGCGGCACGACCATCCTGGTCGTGGAGCAGAACGCCAACATGGCGCTCAATGCTGCCGATTACGGCTACGTGCTGGAGAACGGCCGCATCGTCATGGAGGATACCTGTGCGGCGCTGCGCGAGAAGGACGACATCAAGGAGTTCTACCTCGGCATGAAGGATGCCGGCGTGCGCGGCGAGCGACGCTGGAAGAAAAAGAAGAACTGGCGCTAG
- a CDS encoding ABC transporter ATP-binding protein, giving the protein MSEIAMPEILLSVKDLSMHFGGVRAVNGVSFDVRRGEVFTLIGPNGAGKTTVFNLISRIYTPTTGRIVFRGREIHAVPPHAIAKLGIARTFQNIELFEHATVLQNLLIGYHAHCESGFWSNLLATPRSRRAELAARRKAEEVIDLLDLQVYRDAIVAGLPYGVRKVVELARALCSQPELLLLDEPSSGLNTEETEDMAWWIRDIRRQLGITVLMVEHDMTLVSRVSDRVLAMNQGEVLALGSAAEVQRHPGVVEAYLGSFDDVSNLRRAA; this is encoded by the coding sequence ATGAGCGAGATCGCGATGCCGGAGATCCTGCTGTCCGTCAAGGACCTGTCCATGCACTTCGGCGGCGTGCGCGCCGTCAACGGGGTGAGCTTCGACGTGCGCCGCGGCGAGGTGTTCACGCTGATCGGACCCAACGGCGCCGGCAAGACCACGGTGTTCAACCTGATCAGCCGCATCTACACGCCGACCACCGGGCGCATCGTGTTCCGCGGGCGCGAGATCCACGCCGTGCCGCCGCACGCGATCGCGAAGCTGGGCATTGCGCGCACCTTCCAGAACATCGAGCTGTTCGAACACGCCACCGTGCTGCAGAACCTGCTGATCGGCTACCACGCGCACTGCGAGTCGGGCTTCTGGAGCAACCTGCTGGCCACCCCGCGCTCGCGCCGCGCCGAGCTGGCCGCGCGCCGCAAGGCCGAGGAGGTGATCGACCTGCTCGACCTGCAGGTGTACCGCGACGCCATCGTCGCAGGCCTGCCCTACGGCGTGCGCAAGGTGGTCGAGCTGGCCCGCGCGCTGTGCTCGCAGCCGGAGCTGCTGCTGCTCGACGAACCCTCGTCGGGCCTGAACACCGAAGAGACCGAGGACATGGCCTGGTGGATCCGCGACATCCGCCGCCAGCTCGGCATCACGGTGCTGATGGTCGAGCACGACATGACCCTGGTGTCGCGCGTCTCGGACCGGGTGCTGGCGATGAACCAGGGCGAGGTGCTGGCGCTGGGCAGCGCCGCCGAGGTGCAGCGCCACCCGGGCGTGGTCGAGGCCTACCTGGGCAGCTTCGACGACGTCTCCAACCTGCGGAGGGCGGCATGA
- a CDS encoding TetR/AcrR family transcriptional regulator: MPPRTAPDEARLARRTARAERRAADPAVPRERILNAAARLFRVRGFNGTPVRDIAEEVGILSGSLFHHFQSKEEILLEIMREAAYSACLQAEKIMQEESDPLRQLRALVRLELGLIVHEQRGDYHAVLFFEWRHASETAKAELTRLRARYTDCWRRALRDCEAAGLLRCEARAAGLILHGALGGAMTWFRPHGHYSAEEFGDILLRLIVA, encoded by the coding sequence ATGCCGCCCCGCACCGCCCCCGACGAAGCCCGCCTGGCCCGGCGCACCGCACGCGCGGAGCGCCGCGCGGCGGACCCGGCCGTGCCGCGCGAGCGCATCCTCAACGCGGCGGCGCGCCTGTTCCGCGTGCGTGGCTTCAACGGCACGCCGGTGCGCGACATCGCCGAGGAGGTCGGCATCCTCTCGGGCAGCCTGTTCCATCACTTCCAGTCCAAGGAAGAGATCCTGCTGGAGATCATGCGGGAGGCGGCCTACTCGGCCTGCCTGCAGGCCGAGAAGATCATGCAGGAGGAAAGCGACCCGCTGCGCCAGCTGCGCGCGCTGGTGCGGCTGGAGCTGGGGTTGATCGTGCACGAGCAGCGCGGCGACTACCACGCGGTGCTGTTCTTCGAGTGGCGCCATGCCTCGGAGACCGCCAAGGCGGAACTGACCCGCCTGCGTGCGCGCTACACCGACTGCTGGCGGCGTGCCCTGCGCGACTGCGAGGCCGCAGGCCTGCTGCGCTGCGAGGCGCGCGCGGCGGGGCTGATCCTGCACGGCGCGCTGGGCGGGGCGATGACCTGGTTCCGCCCGCACGGCCACTACAGCGCCGAGGAGTTCGGCGACATCCTGCTGCGCCTGATCGTGGCCTGA